Within Hirundo rustica isolate bHirRus1 chromosome 12, bHirRus1.pri.v3, whole genome shotgun sequence, the genomic segment TGTGGCTTGGCCGTGGGTGTGTCCATGTCCCTGACCTGGTGTTGGTTGGCATCCTTGGTTCCACCAGAGCTGTCCAGTTGTGTTCGTGTGGCAGTCACACAGGGGAATGAAGCTGCACACCAGACCCCAGCTGGGCTTTGCAAATACATGCCAAAATGGAAAGACCCAGAGCTTATGGTTTAGAGTAAGGAATAAAACAGGTGGATGTGGAAAAACGTGATTGCCTttctcccctgccatgggctctTGTCAtttgcctccctccctccctgccctttgCAGCTCATCAGGTGCTCTGTGAGGTCTTGTGGTACCTGTCTTCCTTACCTTGCTGTCACTCCTGAGAGTTCATCTGTCCCCAGCAGTCCTGCACAGGAGGACCTCATCCCCTTCTCCAGCTGACCTGTGCATGGTAggatccccatcccctctgctcACTCCCCCCTAACCTGTCAGCCAACATGCaaacagctgctcctggcttctGCTCTGGTCTTGTTCTGTCTTCCCATCTTCGTTATTTCTCCCTGTCTCTGTTGCTCTCATCCCCTCTGGTCTTGCTCTTCAACTCCATTGAATTCCTGctctcttgctgcagcagcattGGGGGTTATTGAGTGTTGTCTCAGGGGCCTTGAGCCCTGAGTATAAACAGGAGTACTGAATTTGACCAGTGCCTTGAAACTCTGGTACCTATTAGAGTAGAAAATACCTAATTCAGTTGGATTAAAAATTACTAGCTACATTTAAAAACCAACCCAAGAATGCCTGACTCTACTAGGACTACAGCTGAACAACCCCACTCCCTCTTTGTAGAAGGTACTTGAGTGAAAGCTCATGAGTGTTTCCAGCAGGTTTTGTGATGTAATTTCTATTAGAATGTAGTAGTACTGCATTAGAAAATCTATTTATTAGCAGCCTAAGGTATAATTGCTATTTTAAGTTTGAGTTCCTAGATGGATATTGACTTTGCTTTTGGtggtctgtttgtttgtttttggttttctgtggtCAGCTTGGAGTGAATTTCTTGCTGTGGGTGGCAGCACCTCAAGGTTTTGGCTGGGTTGGAGaacccaggaggagcaggaagagcacCCATCATGGGGATATTGGCTGTAGGCAGTAGCTCTGTGTCAGTGAAGACTTGGTGGCAGCTCTGCTTAGAAGCCTTTCCAGTTGTGTTGGACAAGCCTGAAAAATTCAGTGCAGGATAAGAAAGtggattttaaaagtaattccAGGCGTGCCTGGTGTGGTCTGTTCCGCTGGGAATCCCCGTGCCTGGCCTGGAGGATGgtgcagggctcagctgtgtggtgtggtgtggtgtggtggcACAGCAGGACACTGCCATCGTGTCACCTCGTGCTTTCCTTCCCTGGAGCCCCGGGAGCCCCgcagctccccaggctgggagggaggtggTGATGGTTCTGCCTTGGTgagttcagcagtgctgctccttgGGCTCTCACGTCTGGGGGTGGTCCCAGCACTGAAAGTTGTCCTACGCTGTTGCTCCAGCTCCTTTGAAATACACTTGTTTAAAATTACAGGGGAATGGCTTGAAGAAGGGCTCCTGAGTTATTAAAATCAATGAGGCTGGACAGGGAGCTGGCTCACAAGTGAAATGCCATGTGCAGTGAGCAGTGCCGTAGTGTTTCCTGCGACCTTCACCCTTCCTTGAAAATGCTCCTCTTCCAGCTCAGTTTTTGGGAGTAATGTTCTTAACAGGAGTTGTGCTCTGGCATCACAGAGGGAAGTGATGGTTCCTGTGGCAGACTGTCCCCTTTGTGTTAGTGCTGTCCAAGAGCTGTgcgaggaaaaggagaaggctGCTATGGTCAGCAGGAAGAGCCGgggcataaaaatatttttatccaaTATTTATtgcatgtaaatatttattgcatGTAAATACCGATGGTtcttttatgtatatatataagtaTACACATAGGTTAATGTCACCACAGGGTTGATGCACTAATTGAGAATGCTGCCTCAAAGCAGGGTTTGGTGGATGGGGCACACGGCTCTGCTCTGGTCCTGCTCAGatgcttttcctgctctgttcaGCAGCGCctctccagagctccctgctccctctgtcTTTCCTCCTGCGTGCCTGTGACCGCCGCAGGAGCTAGGCTTGAATTAAAAGGGGGGACCAGCGCACTCTTGTGGGGCTGTGtccttcccagcacagacccACCGGGCGCGGATTCCTGCGCTCCATCCCGGCAAACCCACCCTGCTCCAAGGCCAGTGGTGATTTACTGATGCGATTTGCAGGttgttttctgtgaaagcaGTGTGATTTACTGGTGCCATGTGCAGGTTGTTCTCTCTGAAAGCAGCGTGTGATTCCCACCAGGGGTGTTGGCTCCAGGCGGGCAGGCACAGAGAGAGGAGCGGGTGCTGTACAAGGAATGGGGCACTGCTCTTTTGTTCAGTTTCTTCAGCCACTTCAAATGCATTTAGTCAAAATCTTTTAATGTCTTCAAGATCTTTGGTCTGATTCTCATTCTACACTGAGTGCACTGAACGCTGCTGTTCACTGGGCATGAGTGGTTGCTGCTCAGATACACTTTATGCATTCCAGAACCCCAGAATCatagactggtttgggttgggactttattaataatttctcttctttttttcccctgctgaaaAGCAGTTTATAGAGCAggttgttggaaaaaaaaaaaattacttcggcacttgtaaaaaataaaataattccttatTCTCTGACCACTAAAGTAGTTTTGTTCAAACAAATCTATGAAGGACTTGCACTGCAAGGACTCAGCTGGgactttctgcttttctctttggaGTAATGCATCATAAGAGAATAGGCAGAGATCTTAGGTCTAATATAATAGTTctgtttgaaaaacagaaactaAATCAAAGctgaataaatggaaaataattaagtCCATGCtagacagtaaaaaaaaaaaaaaaaaaaaatgcacctcAAACAATGagaggtattttaaaaagtcagtgtTTTATTAATAATACTTTCCACTCCTTTCCCTTGATCTTTTGATGACAAGCCTGGCAGAGGCACTTTTTATCAGACACTGAAGCAATTTTGCTGCTGTCATGTGCCTTTCTTGATACACACATATTAGTCACGCAGCCGTTTTATGTTCTTTagcatattttaatatataattaaaaatgtgcctGTCTGCTACCAAGCAACCAAGCACATCAGGGGCTGATTGTGTTCTGTCACCCACAGCAGAAGGGAgggtaaaaaataataataatcatgtGTTCACTTTTCAGTCCGAATTGTGCTTCGGCTCCTCGGATGTGTTGTCACAGACACAACCACTGGCTTCTGAAGGCAGAGGCAAGGCCAGCAGAGGGGAATGGCTGGCAGGTGACCCACAGCCAGGTCACTGTCACCAGTAACACATCGGTCCTGGATGCTGAGCTTTTAATGTGCAGGTGTGGTTTTGTGACTCTTTTGAGTTCAGTTCACCTCAACCCCGCTAAGCTGCACCTCGGCTTTCCCTGGAAATGAAGTGCCAAGTGCCTTTGGCCTTCTGAGAGTCTCTCCCCagacatttaaaataagcaGCTCAAGTTGGTGTTTGTACTGTACTTCCTCCACGGAGGTAGATGGGAGTAGGACACTGTGCTGCAGGACGCTGACTTGGGCAGGTGATAATCCTGTTCTTCGTTCATTTCTAGGTTATCTGGTGTTTGAAATggcccacacagctgctggagaggaggaggaccATTTGTGAGTGTGCCCAGGTGATTGCTGTAAGCAACATTAAATGGCTCTCAGCACCTTTGCCCCTCAgactgctgtccctggggctcTCTCATGCTCCCAAAAAACTGGGGTCACGGGATGTTTCAGGTTGGAAGacaccacagtgggtcatctggtccaacctccctgcttcatcagggtcatcccagagcacaggattgtgtccagagaGTTCTGGAATATCctcagtgagggagactccacaccctgTCTGCACAGTCTGTTCCAGAGCAGTCACTGCACAacaaagaagttcttcctcaacTTCAGGAGGAACTTTCTGTGCATCAATTTCTGCCCGTGTCCTCTTGTTctattgctgagcagagcctggtccatgCTCTGACTCCACCCTTGAGACACCCCTGGGCCCCCACCTGCTCTCCTAttgccctgtccctgtctgttccagcaaagctgctggtgctggtggatCCCCAGAGAAAGCAGTGATGCTTTCCCCATGCAGTGGCTGCTGTCAGAAACCCACAAAGTGATCCTGTGTTTGATGGTCTGGGAAGAGGAGACAAGTTCACTGATATCCTCAGCCCTGGGCTTATTTAACTCTGGGAATTATGGATTTATTTCTAAGAAGTTGTGACTCTGAGGATGTGCTCTAAAGTTCCTTGGTAAGGTGGTACCCTCTGTGTGAAACCCTGTCCTGAAAGTGGAGAGATGCACTGCTCTGGAGaaggctgagcagggctttCTGTGTGGCTTTTAAGcacctcttctccaggctcaagAGGAAGAGGGATTTATTTTGTCAGCCCTATGCCACATTTCTCCAGTCTCTGTCTCTCAAGCAAGTGCAAATATACTCAGGCACACACTGTGGGCAGCAATGCAACCATTAATTCAAAAGTCTTTCATTTTTAGTAGCTTTTATTACTTTAGCAAAACAGAAGCCAGCACTTCAGCACAAAccagtgtgggaaaaaaaaaaaaaaccaccagggGAAAAACCAAATAATGTTGTAAATAATTCAAAGGCTGTCTGTTGATTGCATTTCCTTTGATTGGACCTCCAGGGAGAAGGATGGcattacttttacttttttcacCATCAGCATCCATTATATAATCTGCTCTGAGTCTGCCAGGATCCTGGGACGTGACACTGAGGCTGCTTGAAGATGGTGAACTTGCTTGGAGTCCTCTGATTTCTCTTGGTTTTCCCCACCTGGCCTTATCTAAGCAGAAGAGGCTGAGATGGGAAAGGAGCCAGGGTCTGACAGGTACGAGGAGCCCTGTGGCAGatctggggacaccaggggctTCTGCAATATTCCCAGGAGCCCAGTTTTGTTCTTAGGCAGCAGCGCTGCAAATTGTGCCCCGTGTCCCACTGGTGGCTGGCAGGGGTTACAAAGAGAAACCACCACATCCATTTGGGCAGCAAGAGGAGTCTTGCCAGCATGTCCTCAGTATCTGAGAGGACAAGGCAAAGGGCTGCCAAGAGACAACCCCCACGTGCTTCACAGCAGCGATATTTACAGACCTCTGTCTCATGATGGTGCCTCTGATCAGAGTGTGTCATTCCCTGGGTGAAAaggctggcagatgagcttctttgttttgctcttttgggtgagagaaaacaaggagaacaccaagaagaaaagaatggcCAGTGGAGGCGATAACctacttgaaatattttatatagcCCAGGAATTTTTCATGGTGCCATACCATGGTCTATGAGTCAGCTACAACAGCTCGAGTCAGGGGTCCAAGCACAAGCAATGGTGGGATACCAGTGGCAAGGGCCATGGCAGACACCAGCCTGGATTAACTACAGGATGAATAATCCTGCTCATTTTCCCTGAAGGGAGACTGCTATGAACTACACTACAGGCACACAGTGCTTTCACTTCTTCAGCAATAATAGATTCCCTTTCAAACAAAGCAATTGAAAAAGGTAAATCACATCAGATGCCAATACTCTGCTTGCTCCACGCAGCTCTGGGGTGTATGCATAGTATATAGTATAGTTTCACGGGTGCTTCTGGATTTATCTTGTTCAGAACTCAGTTCTGCCCGCTCCCTCACAGCTCAGGCCTGGGGCAGGACTGTCACCTTGGGCTTGCAGTCCTTGACCCACAGCTCGTATGCTCTTTCCAGGGTCTCTTCACTGGTGTCATTGAATATGTCTGGAAAATAAGAGTTGTAGTTAATAAGACATCCGGAGGAACTTTTCCTGCCTGCACACACTGACTGGCTGTGGCAGAGTCACTGCAGTCTGTGAGAGACTTTTGTCTTGTGTGTAGAGACTGAGCTTCATGGAAATGgtgtgaaaaggaaagagataCCAGACATCACAGCCTGGTCCCCTGCAGTGCTTTTGTCTTAGGGGTTGGttggcttttaattttaaatcttctgAGTATTTCATCCCTGATATTGAACACATATTATTTAGTTTACAAATATTGGTTCTAGgcacagtaaaaaattaaattccttttgcCAAGGGTTATTTAACCAATCTTTCCAAGCATAGCAGAGgaattgttttttctcttttcccttcgCTGGCTTGCCTGCCAGAGCACTGCATTTCCCTTTGCAAGGCGAACTGGTTAATCACAACGCAATTAATTAGACCTCAGTCCTTAACAGAGTTCTGGGGCTGCTACACGGGAGGGATCCTCTCTCTCCATGGGCTTACCGAGATGTGAAAAAGAGCACGAGAAGCGCAGAGCTGCGAACCTCAGAGCCCACTTCCCAGGACACCACAGCCCGCCCATGCCCCCTCGGGTCGGGGGGCTCCCTCGGGCGGTACCTGCCACGCCGAGCCCGGTGGGCAGCGGCATCCGTGGCTGTCCCCCGCCGTGCTTGAGGCGCTCCCGCAGGGCTCTCTGGATGAGGGGCCAGCTGCAGCCGCTGTGCCAGACCGGCAGCTCCAGGCCCCGCATGCActgcaggatctgctccttCTGCTCGGCGTCGAGGAGCCCGCGCGCGTGGGCCACGTACGTCATGAACGCCATGTCGACGTTCACGGCTTCCCCGTGCATCAGCGACGGCAGGaccctctgcagcacagccaaggTGGGTGGCGGGGAAGGTTTGGGGTGGCAAGAAGGGAACAGAAGGGGTTTATTTCTAGGAGCGTCCCTGGAAATCGACATTTGGCTCACTGCGGTTGCTGGATGTTGGCGTCTCGTAATTTACAGGTTGCTAGGATGATCTGTTTCGCACATGATTAATCGCAGCTAAAATCTCCCATAGGGATCTGGGGTCTAATTCTACTTCCTTCTAAATCACTGAAAAAGCACCATGAGATGGAGGGATGAGCTCTGAATATTGGATGAGGTGCAGGTGTCCCCCCTCATTCCTCAGCGGCAATTTCCCCCCAGCAACATGGGCTGTGGGCCTTTGTGCTGTTACAGTTCCTGATGTTGATTTCCAGTGGCTTCACTggaatttggttttctttgagCTTCAATAAGTGCCCAGGAAGAAGCCACAACTTGAGTGAGGTCTGAACTGGAAATGGGTGGGCATgtgggggaaaaggggcaggagaaggagtCCCTTTGACACCAGGCTGGCATGTTGGGTGATCTGGGGTAGCACGTGCAAGTCTGAGTTTATTTTAACTAATTTTGCAAGGTTTTCATGCAGcctattgaatttttttttaagtgggtATTTCAGTATAAAGAGTGTCACTCACCATTTCCAGCTCTGGGCTAATAAGGTGGCCAAAATCAACCAGTCTGTCCAGGTCATCCTCCCAGAGGTTGGGAGCCAGCTCTTCCAGCATGGTTTCAATGGCAATCCGGGTAGTCTGCAGTGCCGCATCCCCATGGTGAGCCAAGCCATTGCAGGACTGGAACTTGGTGTCCAGCAGGTATTTTCCATGGTTCTTGAGCAGGTCAAACAGCCCTTTGTGTTTCATGAGGGCCATCTGGGACAAGGAACAGAAGAGACAATTAAGGATAATTGTCTGATCCTTGCATGTGCTGTTGGAAACTTTAATGTTTCAATAGGCTGGACTACAATAGCATGTTATGCACTAGTAAAGAAACACCTGCACCTGTGGTACGTGAACAGAAGGACAGAAAGAGTTTCTGTAGACACAGTTCCTGGTTAGCACAGATATATTTGGGATGTGTTCAGCAGGTCTCTAGGGAATGTGACCCAGCGGTGCCACACATCatctgctgtgctgagggaagGTGTGTGCAAAAGGCAGCGTGGAAACGCCCAGTGGGACTCTGGTAGAATGGCAGAGATGATGGGAGCACTGGTGTGCAAGTTCCCCCgctgctgggcagctctgcccgtGTTGGGGGGCTTGCTGTGtgctcccacagcccagcaggtgGTTTGTGATGAGCTCTGGTTATTTGTGTGCCTGGAAGGAAACTCAGGACCGGATGGTGGCTAtccccaggacagggactgGGTGGTGGCCTGTCCCAGGACAACTCTCATCCAACTTTTGGGGTTGCTCTTTGGGCAAtggaaggagggaaaacacTGCAGTATAGAGAATATGAGGGTTTAGAAGTCATGTCCTTGTTAGAAGTACATATTTTTTCAGTCCCTGAATCAGGCATTAGCCCCCCACTGCAGTGGGGAATGGTGACCTGAGGGTTTCACGGTGCCTGCCAGAAACCTTCAGATATCCTGGGGATTTCTCACTTGCAAGCACTGAAAATTGCTGTTGATGAACTCATCTCTAATACACTTTAATAGCTTGAACTCTGCTTTATCAAAAGTTTCCAAAGCTCTCCAGACATAAAGCCATTTACTGTGCACTTTCCAGGTAATTTTAGAAGTAGAATTTGCCTCTCAGGAGATTGATTGACCACACTCGACATACCCACTGGGGTTGGTGCAAATGATCTTGCAGATTATTAATCCCCATCATAATGAGCCTCAGACACTCTGCCAGGAGTTCATTACAGAGTGCTATGGATCAGCCTCAATGGAAAGATgagccttttcttccctggtTTTGCTGTGTCTCCTGTGAGATTTTCTGTGTCTGGCTGTGAGTTTTGGAGTTTCCTCCGCAGGGTTAGCACTGGACATTGAGTGTAAGGGATGTCTTAACAAATTTAGCAGctgtaaaaatacatatatatagacTCAATGAGAGCTAAAAGTCCCCAAGCACCCTTGATGGCCTACCTTgatttctctaagttgtttgtACAATGCCATGGATGCTTCTGGACAAtctatttttcaatatttaagaGGGGCAAGAAAGATTAGGACAGATATTTTAGTAGGGTCTGTCGTGATAGAACAAGGGGTAGTggtttaaactgaaagaagataGATTCAGGCTAGTTGTGaggaagacattttttacaATGTGGGTAGTGAAACCCTGGAATGAGTTTCCTAGAGGATTGGTAGATGCCCCATTCCTGCAAATATTCAAGAACATGTTGGATGGGGCTTAGAGCAACCTGACCTAGTGAAAAGTATCCCTGCTCGTCACAAAGGGATTGGATTTGGCGACCTACAAAGGCTCCCTTCCCATTGTATGACTTCACCTTTGAAAAACGTAGTTGAGAAAGTTCATACCTTTAAAATCTCCCCGAGGCCGTTGGAGATGTGTCGCCGGGGGATGCTCTGGATGAAGGACCTGTCCAGGAAACTCGCCACTGGTGGGGTGTAGCCCCCGAGCTTGTTCTTACACTGCAGAAAGTTCACCCCGTTCTTGGCCCCCACGCTGGCATCCACGTAGgagaggagggtggtggggacACGGATGTAGGGCGTGCGTCTCCGGTAGAGCGAGGCGGCGAGCCCGACGATGTCCAGGCACACGCCCCCACCGATGGCGATGATGGGCTCCGTCCGCCGGTCCAGGCTGAACTTCTGCACCTCGTGCAGGATGTTCAACACCAAGTCCATGGATTTCGTTTCCTCGGTGGTCGGCAGGGCGAGGATTTTGTGCTGGACGTTGTTCTCTTGGAAGTATGCTCTGACTTTGGAGCCGTAGAGTTTGTCGACGACTTCATCTATGACGATGAAGCGCCGCAGCTTCCTCTTGCTGGCGGCGGCCAGCTCTATTTGCTGGGGGTCTGTGATGTGACCCCAGAGCAGAGTGGTGTTAGAGGGCTCCAGAATGTCGTATGTTTCTACCACTTTGTAGCAAAAATAGATGGGAGCTTCGATGATCCAGGAAATCCCACCTTCGGAGATGCACTCACCTCTGGCAAGGATCAGAAAACATGGTTTGAAATCACTGTACTCCTAGTTTGACCTTTGCATGTCTGAACTAGTTTGAGGATGAGCTGAGAGGTGAGGAATGCAGAGTCTCCTACCCATAAACTGCAGAAACATGGGGCTGTGAGGGTGGAACACCCCTCTGGGTGGCAGGGCtcagaaattttatttgtggAGAAGCTCTCTGAGTTTCTAGTGAAGCGTTAAATGTCTGAATTCCTACACAGCATTAAAAAGACACAGTCCAGAAGGGCTGGGACATGTTTTTCACGCTAGAAAGTTGAAAACCCATAAAGAAAGAGCCAGCCCAATCATTTCAGCTTCCAAAAAGGGAGTGGAGAAGAGTTTGCCAAAATTTTCCATATTTATGGAGGAAGCATCCTCTGACAGTGTATCTGAGGGATAGGAGTTAATTTATACCTGTCTATCTATAAACAGCCACAAATCTCCATTCAGACCAGTGTTTCTACAATGCTTTAGCTGACCTTGCAGATCTCTACCTCGAAATAGATGTGATAGAAATAGTAAGTACTCCTGGAAAGGGAAAGTAAATGATTTGGGGGTTGGGAAGCATTTCCATACTGGAGTTTTCAAGGGTAAACGAAAGCCAAAATTAATTATCTATCTAAACTAGGGAAAAACACAACCCTACAGCCCCTTCCTTCTGTAGGATGGGCAAATCGGGGAAAAAACAAGTTGAGAAtcaaaaaagaggaaaaaaaccaaaaaaaacaggcagaaggaaatagcaaaatgcattttgaataaGACTGTTTCTTGAGCTGCATTTCGGTAAAAAAATGAGTTTCTGTGATATTCATTGGGTAATCAGATTTCCCTGCATGCCCAATTTCTTTTCACATGCCTGAACATTCACTTAGAGGTCAAAATAGATGCTTCTCTGCATTCTTTACCAAATAGTCTCTAAGTTTTAAGCTCTTAAAGTCTCTAAGCCTTAAACTCGATAGTTGTTAAAGACAACCAATGGGGATTTACACTTTCTAGAAAGTTTCTTCCTGGCTTTTC encodes:
- the LOC120758374 gene encoding 2-epi-5-epi-valiolone synthase-like, whose amino-acid sequence is MLVTEESCPPAVPGATMPQEPRQTDFQLVRVKSTWCRIKKGEALSNDEDGITLSEAKIGECISEGGISWIIEAPIYFCYKVVETYDILEPSNTTLLWGHITDPQQIELAAASKRKLRRFIVIDEVVDKLYGSKVRAYFQENNVQHKILALPTTEETKSMDLVLNILHEVQKFSLDRRTEPIIAIGGGVCLDIVGLAASLYRRRTPYIRVPTTLLSYVDASVGAKNGVNFLQCKNKLGGYTPPVASFLDRSFIQSIPRRHISNGLGEILKMALMKHKGLFDLLKNHGKYLLDTKFQSCNGLAHHGDAALQTTRIAIETMLEELAPNLWEDDLDRLVDFGHLISPELEMRVLPSLMHGEAVNVDMAFMTYVAHARGLLDAEQKEQILQCMRGLELPVWHSGCSWPLIQRALRERLKHGGGQPRMPLPTGLGVADIFNDTSEETLERAYELWVKDCKPKVTVLPQA